The following proteins come from a genomic window of Labeo rohita strain BAU-BD-2019 chromosome 25, IGBB_LRoh.1.0, whole genome shotgun sequence:
- the ppp1r3ab gene encoding uncharacterized protein ppp1r3ab: MESVGALGSPTGASSNLLSLPASFPWDEDDESLGLEGIKPKSSPIPRRRSSASSDDSLPPPSSSRRVSFADAFGLSLVSVKQFDTWGVTDPSGPLESDLNEDKEYYMVPLFTLPQTAEELALRVHEQKLELESLELLSGTTTLRGIIRVMNICFDKMVYVRTSLDSWKSHFDLLAEYVPGSNNGATDGFSFKLTLVPPFGEEGARVDFCLRYETSLGAFWANNSGKNYSLVCCEKIKEKPQNENENRRKSCLKTTSPNVSASTVSAANNEEFPDINPNSGSLSENSEKLEKESKELVEEISRNRSRRSKRKAARLAKVKEHFAKMEEEKKQGTKTKESKVTETSMQEHASLLEETPCSPLSQQTARPPTCNQISPSPESLKSAEHSGDFTDIFSQARTQDEDDNIIHSKTNLSTANTNFPLEDSIGCDESTASSASEVLEDIQHTERITDQTVSINQAVPVSQNPDLSIVEKAWKDFEKDAKQRIKMHEGTNISDGKPKEDVSLKTNSEPQMSSHGFTFGTVVAPLYHQVFKSMEIERKDFFLKPLDRSFRKLEDESRIAVTAPETTDIWPESCISTKQRVDDISVGIFKESTEENSQLTVNPTKKTFPGPNQSKHVENEETSYNQNDYTGGIREYPRDIKFTETNLSKVTSEQSDPPLGEDPTVCAQALTEHAIQDDPCQSPCLFPQQGPELLVTTNQTSLPEQIHPSSPTAVLKTSSGLDNQSSCIKAEMSQNQEDPTIIHSKEVNISVQMAPSPDDPTRITLDSFDDKLEPGFCEMRSRIEKLEELSHLAIEAMPTESHTDLENTQINMSNALESFQTNENKEQMLIVFSTQPSETESSSIINFDGECNASVIKEIEEIYKIKDDENLEEQEEGNGNQITLDKEKKDQQPEEQGAEEKNEGMGGINRTEDELKYIDDEEDLDAMETEREKKQADADELPFLDSEDTEEQKQIMSTSTFKSLPHHIDLNEIESLGEYSEKEDMHINCGVEICEETATSWKESSQKSESELGSMQAMENDRNLIEFIDIEDNVSSESVKGDQEDTNDDMNNMLENMESLEKDSEQNRGLENVEDNTSTESQVDDEMELYLTSLRNSQQSVFRENSMSGSYGKRPSLSRGRPLAMPSISESMDEDQPNSSLENLTNIEYNMELERATLTLVDGNEHVIGRNVLWWKEFLSYDNMSRVIGYTFLLMVFLVAAYYYDFIACFVLYILTVFWLFRQGEEEPLKSSRKGERGLQ, encoded by the exons ATGGAGTCTGTGGGAGCGCTGGGCAGCCCCACTGGGGCCAGCTCCAACCTATTGAGCTTGCCGGCATCCTTCCCCTGGGATGAGGATGACGAGTCACTGGGTCTAGAAGGAATCAAGCCTAAATCTTCACCCATACCAAGACGACGGAGTTCAGCGTCTTCCGATGACTCCCTGCCTCCCCCTTCCAGCAGTCGGAGAGTGTCCTTTGCTGACGCCTTCGGTTTAAGCCTGGTCTCAGTGAAACAGTTTGACACTTGGGGAGTTACTGACCCATCAGGCCCTCTCGAAAGTGACTTGAATGAAGATAAGGAGTATTACATGGTTCCTCTCTTCACTCTTCCACAGACCGCTGAGGAGCTAGCCTTGCGTGTTCACGAGCAGAAGCTAGAACTGGAGAGTTTGGAGTTGCTTTCTGGGACCACAACCCTAAGAGGAATCATTCGTGTaatgaatatttgttttgataAGATGGTCTATGTACGTACCTCTTTAGATTCATGGAAAAGCCACTTTGATCTGTTGGCAGAATACGTACCTGGGTCAAACAATGGTGCGACGGATGGTTTCTCCTTCAAACTCACACTAGTACCCCCATTTGGTGAAGAGGGCGCTAGGGTTGACTTCTGTTTGCGATATGAAACATCTTTAGGTGCTTTTTGGGCAAACAACAGTGGAAAGAACTACTCTTTGGTTTGTTGTGAAAAAATAAAGGAGAAACCCCAAAATGAGAatgaaaacagaagaaaaagctGTCTGAAAACAACCAG CCCAAATGTCTCTGCTTCGACTGTTTCAGCAGCAAATAATGAAGAATTTCCTG ATATAAATCCGAATTCTGGATCTCTAAGTGAAAACTCTGAGAAACTTGAAAAGGAAAGCAAGGAATTAGTG GAGGAAATAAGCAGAAACCGCAGCCGAAGAAGCAAAAGAAAGGCTGCACGATTAGCAAAAGTTAAGGAGCACTTTGCTAAAAtggaagaagaaaagaaacaagGGACCAAGACCAAAGAGAGTAAAGTTACAGAGACCAGCATGCAGGAACATGCATCATTGCTGGAGGAGACACCATGCAGTCCCCTATCACAACAAACTGCTCGACCACCAACGTGTAACCAAATATCACCCTCACCAGAGTCTCTCAAATCTGCTGAGCATAGTGGAGACTTCACTGACATCTTCAGCCAAGCTCGAACACAAGATGAAGACGACAACATAATCCACTCCAAGACTAATTTATCCACAGCAAACACCAATTTCCCCCTGGAAGACTCCATCGGTTGTGATGAATCAACTGCAAGCTCGGCTTCTGAGGTCTTGGAAGACATCCAACATACTGAGCGCATTACTGACCAAACAGTTTCAATCAATCAGGCTGTTCCTGTAAGCCAAAATCCAGACTTGTCTATTGTTGAAAAAGCATGGAAGGACTTTGAGAAGGATGCTAAGCAAAGAATTAAGATGCATGAAGGCACAAATATTAGTGATGGCAAACCAAAAGAGGATGTGAGTTTGAAAACTAATTCAGAGCCTCAGATGTCCTCTCATGGCTTCACATTTGGGACTGTTGTAGCCCCACTTTATCATCAAGTTTTTAAAAGCATGGAAATAGagagaaaagacttctttctcAAACCATTAGATAGGTCATTTAGGAAACTAGAGGATGAGAGTCGAATAGCGGTCACAGCCCCAGAGACCACAGACATTTGGCCAGAGTCTTGCATATCTACAAAACAGAGAGTAGATGATATTAGTGTTGGCATCTTCAAAGAATCAACAGAAGAAAACTCACAACTTACAGTAAACCCAACCAAAAAAACTTTTCCAGGGCCAAATCAGAGTAAACATGTTGAAAATGAAGAAACTTCTTACAATCAAAATGATTATACCGGTGGTATCAGAGAATACCCAAGAGACATCAAATTTACTGAAACAAACCTTTCAAAAGTTACATCCGAGCAATCGGATCCTCCACTAGGAGAAGATCCAACAGTGTGCGCACAAGCCTTGACTGAACATGCAATCCAGGATGATCCTTGCCAAAGTCCATGTTTATTTCCCCAACAAGGACCAGAACTTTTAGTCACTACAAATCAAACAAGCCTACCTGAACAGATCCATCCTTCATCACCCACAGCAGTTTTGAAAACGTCATCAGGTTTGGATAATCAGAGTTCGTGTATAAAAGCTGAAATGTCACAAAACCAGGAGGACCCTACAATTATCCACAGCAAAGAGGTGAATATATCAGTGCAAATGGCTCCATCTCCAGATGACCCCACAAGGATCACCTTGGATTCCTTTGATGATAAATTAGAGCCTGGCTTCTGTGAGATGAGATCGAGGATTGAAAAACTTGAAGAACTTTCTCACTTAGCAATAGAAGCTATGCCAACAGAATCACATACAGATTTGGAGAACACACAGATAAATATGAGCAATGCTTTGGAGAGCtttcaaacaaatgaaaataaggAACAAATGCTCATTGTTTTTTCAACACAGCCTTCAGAGACGGAGAGCTCCAGCATTATTAATTTTGATGGAGAATGTAATGCATCAGTGATTAAAGAGATagaagaaatttacaaaataaaagatgaTGAAAACCTGGAAGAGCAAGAAGAGGGAAATGGAAATCAAATTACACTagacaaagaaaagaaagaccAACAACCAGAAGAACAAggtgcagaagaaaaaaatgaaggtaTGGGTGGAATAAATCGCACTGAAGATGAGTTGAAATACATAGATGATGAAGAGGACTTGGATGCAATGGAAactgagagagaaaagaaacaaGCAGATGCAGATGAACTGCCCTTTCTTGATTCTGAAGATACAGAGGAACAGAAGCAGATCATGAGTACCAGCACTTTTAAATCATTACCACATCATATTGACTTAAATGAAATAGAAAGTCTTGGTGAGTACTCAGAAAAAGAGGACATGCACATTAATTGTGGAGTAGAGATCTGTGAGGAAACTGCTACATCTTGGAAAGAATCATCTCAAAAGAGTGAATCTGAACTTGGAAGTATGCAAGCTATGGAGAATGATAGGAACCTCATTGAATTTATTGATATAGAAGACAATGTGTCCAGTGAAAGTGTGAAAGGTGATCAGGAAGATACTAACGATGACATGAACAATATGCTGGAAAACATGGAAAGCCTGGAAAAGGACTCCGAGCAGAACAGAGGTCTTGAAAACGTTGAAGACAATACCTCAACAGAATCGCAGGTAGATGACGAGATGGAGCTTTACTTGACCAGTCTGAGGAATTCACAACAGTCAGTATTCAGAGAAAACTCAATGAGCGGAAGCTACGGCAAAAGACCCTCCTTGAGCAGAGGGAGGCCATTGGCTATGCCATCAATCTCAGAGTCTATGGACGAGGACCAGCCTAATAGTTCTCTAGAGAATTTAACAAATATTGAGTACAACATGGAGCTGGAAAGAGCTACACTGACTCTAGTGGATGGGAATGAACATGTCATTGGACGCAATGTCTTGTGGTGGAAAGAGTTTCTGTCCTATGACAACATGTCAAGAGTGATCGGATACACATTTTTGTTGATGGTGTTTTTGGTCGCAGCATATTATTACGACTTCATTGCATGTTTTGTCCTATATATTCTTACAGTGTTTTGGCTGTTTCGTCAAGGGGAGGAAGAACCACTGAAAAGCTCTCGGAAAGGCGAAAGAGGACTACAGTAA